In Desulfurella sp., one genomic interval encodes:
- a CDS encoding type II toxin-antitoxin system HicA family toxin, whose amino-acid sequence MGRLSGFKYRDVVKRLKKFGFEFARQAAGSHEIWYNPKTNKYTTIPNHPGDVPEGTLKAILKQADIKIEEFIES is encoded by the coding sequence GTGGGTAGATTGTCTGGTTTTAAATATAGAGATGTTGTAAAAAGATTAAAAAAGTTTGGTTTTGAGTTTGCAAGACAGGCAGCTGGCAGTCACGAAATCTGGTATAATCCAAAAACAAACAAATATACAACAATTCCAAATCATCCAGGAGATGTCCCTGAAGGCACTTTAAAAGCTATACTTAAACAAGCTGATATAAAAATTGAAGAGTTTATAGAAAGTTGA